The Longimicrobium sp. DNA segment GCGGAAGACTGGTTCGTCTACCCGGACATCGTGGTGTCGTGCGGGGGTGCCGATCTCCAGGATGGGCGCCTGCTGACGAATCCCACGCTCGTGGTGGAGGTGCTCTCTCCTTCCACGGAGAAAAAGGACCGGGGCGAGAAGGCAGAGGCCTACCGCGCCGTGCCGACGATGCGTGAGTATCTGCTCCTGGCGCAGAACCGGGTCCGAGCCGAACTCTACCGGAGGGAACCCGATGGGCAGTGGGGGTGCACGGTCCTCCAGTCCCTGGATGACGTCCTGATTCTCGAGTCCATCGGTTGCGAGTTGCGGTTGGCGGACGTTTACAAGTACGCGTTTCAGACCCGGCAGTGAAGTGAGCACCGCGACGCTGGTCACTCCGGAAGAGTACCTCGCCCGCGAGCGGGCCGCCGCGTACAAGAGCGAGTACTGGGACGGCGAGATCGTTGCGATGTCGGGCGCGCCCGCGCCGCACGACCTCATCACCGGGAACATCTTCGGGTCGCTCTACGTGGCGCTGCGTGGGCGTGGCTGCCGGCTGCACACGAGCGACATGCGCGTACAGTTCGACGCCTCGCAAAAGACGGTGTATCCGGACGTCACCGCCGTTTGCGGAGAGTGGCGCTACCT contains these protein-coding regions:
- a CDS encoding Uma2 family endonuclease codes for the protein MSTTYAPPVSPEEYLVRERAAEYKSEYHGGEVVAMVGATGAHLRIVRSMVLALGPQVEGGRCEMFFNDCMVRLAEDWFVYPDIVVSCGGADLQDGRLLTNPTLVVEVLSPSTEKKDRGEKAEAYRAVPTMREYLLLAQNRVRAELYRREPDGQWGCTVLQSLDDVLILESIGCELRLADVYKYAFQTRQ